Within Terriglobales bacterium, the genomic segment CAGCACCAGCTCGTCCGGCGTCAGGCCCTCGGAGATGGTGGTGAAGGAGCGGATGTCGCTGAACATGATGGTCAGCTCCTTCATCTCGCCGCCCGACCGCATGTACTTCTGCGGATCGTTCTCGATCAGGCGGATCACGCCGGGCGAGACGAAGGCCTCGAAGAAGCCGCGCACCTTCCGCTTCTCGCGCTCCTCGAAGATCATGCGGAAGCTGGTGATGGCCGCGTAGTTCAGCACCAGCGTGCCCGCCGGGATCACGAAGCTCAGCCAGATGCCGTAGCGGCTGAAGGCGAACTGCACCAGCGCGGTGAAGCCCACCAGCACGAGCACGGCGGCGACCGTGGAGTTCAGGGGCTTGAAGTAGCTGAACGCCCAGCCCATCACCAGGCCGAAGAAGAGGATGGCGACCACGTCGAGCAGTTCCTGGTTCAGGCCGCGCACCAGGAAGCCGCGGCCCCGCTCGCCGTTGTGCAGAAAGTTGTCGAGCGCGTTGGCGTGGATCTCGATCCCCATGTAGCCGGCTTCGTGGTACGGGGTCACGCGCATGTCGCCGATGCCGAGCGCGGTGGCGCCCAGGAACACGATCTTGTCCTTGAAGGTCCCGGGCGCGAACTTGCCCTCGATGACGTCCGTCATCGAATAGTGCTGGTACGTCTGGTAGGGACCGGTGTAATTGATCGGCAACGTGCCGTCGGGCGGGACCTTCAGGTCGTACTTGCCGATCTTGACGCGCTCCAGTCCGACCGGCGAGACGAACATCGCGACTTCCTGGTCGGGGATGCCCTCGTACACGCGCAGCGCCTGCAGCTCGAGCGATGGGAACCAGTCAAGTTCCTGGTAGCGCGCCACCAGCAGCGCGCGACGCACGGTGCCGTCGGTGTCGGGATCGGCGTTGAAGAACCCGAAGGACTTGGCGGAGTCGGCGAGCAGCCGGATGTTGGGCTCCATGCCGTCGAAGACGTGGCCGCCGTTCTCCGCGAACACCTTGCCGGTGTCGAGCGTCTCGCCCGGCTTGATGCCGACGGCGTTGATCTGCGGGAACGACTGGCCCCAGGCGACCTCGTAATATGCTTCCGCGCTCTTGGAATCCATCTCGACCACGCGGCTCCGGTCGAGGAAGAGGTGGCCGAGCACCACGTTGTCGGCGCGCTTGAGCGCCTCGGCCAGCTTCACGTCGTTGTCGCTGGAGCGCTCGATCGCGCGGATCTGCTCGATGACCTCCGGCGTCACTCTACCCTGCACCTGGCTCTCCAGCTTGCGCAGCGCGTCGACGGCGGAGTTCTTCTCCGGCGTCGGGAAGGCGACGTCGAACGCGATGACCTTCGCGCCGTCGGCTTTCAGGCGGTCGATGAGCCGGGCGTAGGCGTCGCGCGGGATGGGCCACGCGCCCACGTTGTGCAGCGTCTGCTCGTCCATCCCGACGATGACGATGCGCTCGTCGTGCGGGCGCCTGCCGCGCAGCTCGAAGCGCGCGTCCAGCGAGCGCTGCTCCACATTCTTCACGAAGCTGACGCCCGGGACGTTCCACGAGTAGGCCACCACGTAGAACGCGGCCAGGCTCGCCAGCGTCACCAGGATGGCGATGGCGAAATCCACCCGGCGCAGCTTCTGCACGAACGTCAGGCTGCTCGTCGCGAATTGTTTGAGAGCTTTCACCCTGCTCGGCGCAGTCCCGGCGCGGGGGTGGCCGGAAGTGTCTGAAAACTCTACACCAGCTGGATTCCAGTGGACAGTGGACAGTGCACGGTGGACAGCTCGGAAAAAGACCTTAGTGGTCGGTGGTCAGTGGTCAGTGGTCGGTGGTCGGTGGTCGGTGGTCGGTGGCTGCCGTTTATACTTCCTCGCTCCTCCGGAGGCTCTAATGACTCGTCGTGTCGTGACCACCCTAATCCTGCTTGTAGCGTGCGCCTGCTTACCGCTCCGCGCGCAGACCTCGCCCTTCTTGCCGCAGGACCTCTACGACAAGCTCAACAACGAGCTCTCCGGCGACCGCGCCTACGACTCGCTGCGCGAGCTGACCAGGTACCACGTCCCCAACGGCGCCGGCCGCGACTTCTACGCCGCCGCCGCCTGGATCGAGACGCAGGCGAAGGCCGCCGGCCTCGAAGACGTGAAGCTCCACCGCCTACCCTACGACGGCCACGCCTGGTCGCCCACCTCCGGCGACCTCTGGCTGATCGAGTCGTCGGTCGACGGCAAGCCGCTGCCACAGCCGCGCGAGACGCGCCTCATCAGCTATCCCGAGATCGGCGTGGCCATCGCCGACAACTCGCGCCCGGTGAAGGCCGAGGCCGAGCTCATCGACGTCGGCGCCGGCACCGACGCCAAGGACTACGAAGGCAAGGACGTCAAAGGCAAGATCGTGCTGGCGTCGGGCGCGGTGCGCACGGTCGAGAGCGAAGCGGTCTGGAAGCGCGGCGCGCTCGGCATCGTCTCGTACTACTCGTCGCGCATCAATCCCAGCGACTACCCCGACCAGGTGGCGTGGTCGAGCGTGCATCCCGAGCCGGACAAGGAAGGCCACCAGCCGAGCTTCGCGATGATGATCTCGTGGCGCCAGGGCGCGGAGCTGCACCAGCGGCTCCAGGCGCGACGCGTCGCCGACAGCATGGCGCCCGAGGGCTTCCGCACCGCCCCGCCGGACGCGCTGAAGGTCCGCGTCAGCATCGAGAGCGTCGTCGATCCCAACCCGACGCAGGGCATCGTGGAAGGCTGGATCCGCGGCACCAAGAATCACGACCAGCAGGTCGTCTTGACCGCGCACATCCAGGAAGAGCGCACCAGCGCCAACGACGACCGCTCCGGTTGCGCCAACGTGCTGGAGATCGCGCGCGCGCTCGTCAAGCTGATCAACGAGGGCAAGCTGCCGCGGCCCGAGCGCGACATCCGCTTCTGGTGGGTCAACGAGATCGACGCGCCCTACATGTACTTCGCGGTGCATCCCGAGGAGCGCGCGAAGATCTTCGTCGACATCAACCAGGACATGGTGGGCGCCAACCAGACCGTCGGCGGGCTCTCGCGCGTGCAGCACGTCACGCGCACGCCGTGGTCGCGCCCCACGTTCTTCAACGACGTGGTCGAGTCGGTGGTGATGTCCCTCTACTACGGCAACAACGCGTACCTGGCGCCGCGCTCCGGCGGGAACCTCGCGCCCGGCTCGCCCTACACGCGGCCCATCTACTCGCACCTCGGCTCGCGCGACCGGTATTCCGTCGAGATCGTGCCCTTCTTCACGCAGAGCGACCACATGGTGTTCAACGACGGCCAGATCGCCGCGACGCACGGCGGCGTCACCTTCACGAACTGGCCGGACGAGTACATCCACTCCACCGGCGACGACATGTGGCAGATGGACCCGACGCAGTTCAAGCGCAACGCGCTGGCGGTGAGCGCGCTGGCGTGGTTCATGGCGAATGCGGGACCGAAGGAAGGCGCGGTCATTGCCGACCTGCTCGATTCGACTGGACCGGCGCGAGTGGCTCGAGACACGGCGGCGGCCCGCATGGCAGCACTCCAGGGCACTGCGACAGCTGACGACGAGTTCTATGTGAAATACTTCTCGTGGCAGCGCGAGATCGCAGCGCGCAAGTCGCTAGTAACGATCGCTCCCGGCGCCGCTTTCCTTCGCCCCCAGTTGGGTGGCGGTCTATACGCGCAGACTTTCCTGACTTCTGGCGGCCCGCATCCGGACCCCCAGATGGCCTCTCGCATCCCCGTCCCCATCCCCAACCTCCCCGACTACTTCAAGCACATGCGCGAGGACCTGAAGCGCGTCCCCGGGCTGCACGGCTACATGCGCTACGAGGCGCTGAACTTCATGGACGGCAAGCGCTCCGTCTGGGACATCTACGCCGCCGTGCGCGCCGAGTCGCTCGCCACCGGCGAGTGGTACTACGGCAAGATCACGCCCGAGATGATCCAGCAACTGTTCGACAACGCCGCCACCGCCGGCATGATCACGTGGAAGGAACCGGCGCCAGCCAAGCCTTCCAAACCGCGTCAGAAGAAATGACTTTGCCATGAGCGACACACGCACAACTCCCAACGCTGTCATCCTGAGCGGGCTTCAGCCCGCGAAGGACCTGCTCCAGCACCGTCTCGTGAGGTAGCGATGTACAAGTACTACTTCGTCTACATCATGTCGAACAAAGCTCACCGGCTTTACACCGGCATCACGAGCACGCTCGAGAAGCGCGTGCTCCAGCACAAACACCATCTTCTGGGCGGGTTCACGAAGCAGTACAACTTCGACCGGCTGGTCTACTTCGAGCGCTTCAGCCGGGTGACGAACGCGATCGCGCGCGAGAAGGAGATCAAAGGCTGGGTTCGCGCGAAGAAGATCGCTCTCATCGAGCAGGAGAATCCATGGTGGCATGACCTGAGCGACGAGTGGTATGAGAAGGAGCCGAAGCCGCTCTCACGGAAATGAGGCCAGAGCAGGTCCTTCGCTTGCGCTCACTGCGTTCGCGCGGCGCTCAGGATGACAGCGTTGGGGGATGATGACCGTAGCAACCCCAGCACTTTTGCGATACTCAGTCTGTTTGGTGAAGTAATTCCATGCCCCTCGAGGAATACAAGAAGAAACGGCGTTTTGAAGCGACGCCCGAGCCGCCGCCGAAGCTCGGCAAGCGCGACCAGCACCGCTTCGTGGTGCAGAAGCACCACGCCACGCGCCTGCACTACGACTTTCGCCTGGAGATGGATGGCGTCCTGAAGTCGTGGGCGGTGCCGAAGGGCCCGTCGCTCGACCCCGGCGACAAGCGCCTGGCGATGATGGTCGAGGACCATCCCGTCAGCTACTTCGATTTCGAAGGCATCATCCCCGAAGGCAACTACGGCGCCGGCACGGTGCAGGTGTGGGACGTCGGAACGTGGACGCCCATCGGCGATCCGCGCGCCGCGCTCGCCAAGGGTGACCTCAAGTTCGAACTCAAGGGCAAGAAGCTGAAGGGCTCGTTCGTGCTGGCGCGCATGCGCTCGCGCCGCCCGGGTTCGAAGGGCAACGAGTGGCTGCTCATCAAGCACCGCGACGCCGCGGTCCAGAGCCCGTTCGACGCCGGCGACAGGAAGCTCGACTGGTCGGTGCTGACCAGGCGCTCGCTCGCCCAGATCGGCGGCGACCCCAAGGCGCGCGAGTGGCAGAGCAGCAAGAAGTCGGCGGCGCGCGGCGGCGGCAAGGCATGGCTGGCCGAGTCGATCGCCGTCGCCGACCGGAAAAAGCGCCTCAGCGCAGAGCACGCAGAGAGCGCAGAGAAAGGCACAAAGAAGAAGAAAGGGGCACGCTCGTCCAACAAGGCCCCGAAATCCGTCTCGGAGGAAGACCGAAGTCTTCCGGGCCCAAGGGAAAAAGAAAAGAAGTCCTCAGCGGGCTCTGCGAGCTCTGCGGTAAAGGGTTTGAAGGGCGCAGTCGCCGCCCCCATGCCGCGCGCCGTCACTCCCATGCTCGCGACGCTGGTGGACGAGCCCTTCGACGACCCGCAGTGGCTGTTCGAGATCAAGTGGGACGGCTACCGCGCCGTCGCCTATCTCGACGGCGGCGACGTGCGCCTGGTCTCGCGCAACCAGAACGACTTCACCGCCGGGTTTCCCGAGGTCGCCAAAGCCATCGCGGAAGCGGTGCGCGCGAAGCGCGCGGTGCTCGACGGCGAGATCGTCGCGCTCGACCCTGAAGGCCGTCCGTCGTTCTCTCTCATGCAGCAGCGCACCGGCATGGACACCGGCCGTCCGGGCAAGATCGGCATCTTACGGCGCGACGTCCCCATCGTCTTCTACGCCTTCGACCTGCTCTGGCTCGAGGGCTACTCGCTCATGAAGGTGGACCTGGAGCAGCGCAAGAAGCTGCTGCACTCGCTCATGCAGAAGCACGAGCGCGTGCACTACTCCGACCACATCGAGGGCCACGGCAAGGCGCTCTACAAGGTCGCGCAGGAGCGCGCCCTCGAGGGCATCCTGGCCAAGCGGCGCGCGAGCTGCTACCTGACGAAGCGCTCGCGCGAGTGGCTGAAGATCAAGATCACGCAACGCATCGAGTGCGTCATCGGCGGCTACACCGACCCCAAGGGCTCGCGCGCGAACTTCGGCTCCGTCATTCTCGGGCTGTACGACGACAAGGGACGCCTCATCCACGTCGGCCAGGCGGGCTCGGGCTTCACCGAGCAGTCGCACGCCGCGATGTGGAAGCAGCTCAAGGCGCGCGCGACCGACAAGAACCCGTTCACCGGGCGCGTGGACACGCTGCGCAAGAACCACTGGGTGAAGCCGGAGCTGGTGTGCGAGATCAAGTTCATCGAGTGGACGCACGAGGGCGAGACCGGACAGGTCAAGATGCGCGCGCCCGTCTACCAGGGCCTGCGCGCCGACAAGAAACCGAAAGACTGCAAGTTCGAGCGCCCGAAGTCGGCGAAGAAGGAAGTCGCCAAGGCGGAAGCGGGAGAAGAGGGCTAGTCTTCAGGCTTCAGACATCAGACTTCAGGAAAACCAACGGCCGCGCTTGCGCGCGGCCGGCTGATGTCTGACGTCTAAAGGTCTGACGTCTGAAGACTGAAGTCTGCTACCTGATGTCGTTCATCGCCAGCACGGTGCCGTAGTCGGCTCCGGTGGCGGGGTCGACCGCGCGGGCGACGAACCCGGCGAAAGCCGTGCGGTACTCCGGATACTTCGCCGCGAACGCCTTGATCAGGTCCATGTTGTCGCTGAAGCGCGAGCGCGTGTCGCTCACTTCGCCCAGCGCCTTGTACTTGATGACCAGGTTCATGCCGCTGCCCACGGGCACGGGGAAGATCTGCGTGACCTGATAGCTCTTGCCGGCGGGCGAGGCGATGGTCGCGGGCTGCTCCCCGGGGATGTCCTTGGGCACGATGGGCTCGGCTTCCGAGTCGAGCTTCTCGACCGGGCGCGTCATCATGAAGGAGACCGGCAGCGCGAGGTCGCGCGCCGTCACGTAATAAAAGTAGGCGTTGTGCAGCTCGCCCTTCGCGCGGTAGTCGCGCGCCTGCGTGAGGAACCAGCCCGCTCCCTTGTCCCCGACGCGGCGCGCCTTGGGGTAGAAGCCGGCAAGCTGCCAGCTGGCGCCCGTCTGTTGCAGGATGAGCGAGAGCCAGTACGGGCCCTTCGCGCCGTTGGCGTCCATGATGACCAGGGCGTACTTCCCTGCCGGCAGGTTCGGGATCGAGAACTGCAGCCGGTTGGCCGAGTTGTAGACGCCGCAGACGAACATGGCGCTGGCGATCGTGGGCTCGCCGCCGGTCGCGTCCAGCAGGTACGTGGAGTAGATGTTGGCCTGCGTGCCGGTGAAGGCGTCCTTGTTGTCGA encodes:
- a CDS encoding adenylate/guanylate cyclase domain-containing protein, giving the protein MKALKQFATSSLTFVQKLRRVDFAIAILVTLASLAAFYVVAYSWNVPGVSFVKNVEQRSLDARFELRGRRPHDERIVIVGMDEQTLHNVGAWPIPRDAYARLIDRLKADGAKVIAFDVAFPTPEKNSAVDALRKLESQVQGRVTPEVIEQIRAIERSSDNDVKLAEALKRADNVVLGHLFLDRSRVVEMDSKSAEAYYEVAWGQSFPQINAVGIKPGETLDTGKVFAENGGHVFDGMEPNIRLLADSAKSFGFFNADPDTDGTVRRALLVARYQELDWFPSLELQALRVYEGIPDQEVAMFVSPVGLERVKIGKYDLKVPPDGTLPINYTGPYQTYQHYSMTDVIEGKFAPGTFKDKIVFLGATALGIGDMRVTPYHEAGYMGIEIHANALDNFLHNGERGRGFLVRGLNQELLDVVAILFFGLVMGWAFSYFKPLNSTVAAVLVLVGFTALVQFAFSRYGIWLSFVIPAGTLVLNYAAITSFRMIFEEREKRKVRGFFEAFVSPGVIRLIENDPQKYMRSGGEMKELTIMFSDIRSFTTISEGLTPDELVLLLNEYLGEMTNIMFDHWGTLDKYIGDAIMGFWGSPYPQADHALRACAAALRMGSRLEELNEKWATEGKKTLKIGIGLNTGPVNVGNMGSERRRAWTVMGDHVNLASRLEGMTKEYGVRTLISEFTYEQVKEVFVLRELDRIKVKGKTQPVSIYELMDFFENQDRHIERLHLFASALDAYRRMDWPEATEKFEEILNLYPDDGPSKKLLHRCHEFMVHAPEAGWDGVYEMKTK
- a CDS encoding M28 family peptidase, which produces MTRRVVTTLILLVACACLPLRAQTSPFLPQDLYDKLNNELSGDRAYDSLRELTRYHVPNGAGRDFYAAAAWIETQAKAAGLEDVKLHRLPYDGHAWSPTSGDLWLIESSVDGKPLPQPRETRLISYPEIGVAIADNSRPVKAEAELIDVGAGTDAKDYEGKDVKGKIVLASGAVRTVESEAVWKRGALGIVSYYSSRINPSDYPDQVAWSSVHPEPDKEGHQPSFAMMISWRQGAELHQRLQARRVADSMAPEGFRTAPPDALKVRVSIESVVDPNPTQGIVEGWIRGTKNHDQQVVLTAHIQEERTSANDDRSGCANVLEIARALVKLINEGKLPRPERDIRFWWVNEIDAPYMYFAVHPEERAKIFVDINQDMVGANQTVGGLSRVQHVTRTPWSRPTFFNDVVESVVMSLYYGNNAYLAPRSGGNLAPGSPYTRPIYSHLGSRDRYSVEIVPFFTQSDHMVFNDGQIAATHGGVTFTNWPDEYIHSTGDDMWQMDPTQFKRNALAVSALAWFMANAGPKEGAVIADLLDSTGPARVARDTAAARMAALQGTATADDEFYVKYFSWQREIAARKSLVTIAPGAAFLRPQLGGGLYAQTFLTSGGPHPDPQMASRIPVPIPNLPDYFKHMREDLKRVPGLHGYMRYEALNFMDGKRSVWDIYAAVRAESLATGEWYYGKITPEMIQQLFDNAATAGMITWKEPAPAKPSKPRQKK
- a CDS encoding GIY-YIG nuclease family protein, which codes for MYKYYFVYIMSNKAHRLYTGITSTLEKRVLQHKHHLLGGFTKQYNFDRLVYFERFSRVTNAIAREKEIKGWVRAKKIALIEQENPWWHDLSDEWYEKEPKPLSRK
- the ligD gene encoding non-homologous end-joining DNA ligase, producing MPLEEYKKKRRFEATPEPPPKLGKRDQHRFVVQKHHATRLHYDFRLEMDGVLKSWAVPKGPSLDPGDKRLAMMVEDHPVSYFDFEGIIPEGNYGAGTVQVWDVGTWTPIGDPRAALAKGDLKFELKGKKLKGSFVLARMRSRRPGSKGNEWLLIKHRDAAVQSPFDAGDRKLDWSVLTRRSLAQIGGDPKAREWQSSKKSAARGGGKAWLAESIAVADRKKRLSAEHAESAEKGTKKKKGARSSNKAPKSVSEEDRSLPGPREKEKKSSAGSASSAVKGLKGAVAAPMPRAVTPMLATLVDEPFDDPQWLFEIKWDGYRAVAYLDGGDVRLVSRNQNDFTAGFPEVAKAIAEAVRAKRAVLDGEIVALDPEGRPSFSLMQQRTGMDTGRPGKIGILRRDVPIVFYAFDLLWLEGYSLMKVDLEQRKKLLHSLMQKHERVHYSDHIEGHGKALYKVAQERALEGILAKRRASCYLTKRSREWLKIKITQRIECVIGGYTDPKGSRANFGSVILGLYDDKGRLIHVGQAGSGFTEQSHAAMWKQLKARATDKNPFTGRVDTLRKNHWVKPELVCEIKFIEWTHEGETGQVKMRAPVYQGLRADKKPKDCKFERPKSAKKEVAKAEAGEEG